The Canis aureus isolate CA01 chromosome 24, VMU_Caureus_v.1.0, whole genome shotgun sequence genome includes a window with the following:
- the LOC144296568 gene encoding olfactory receptor 9S13-like: MPSHSNGNLSMAYFQDFVLEGFGGGLETQALLFAVFLALYMVTVLGNILMIIVITLDARLHSPMYFFLKNLSFVDLCYSSVIAPNALANFFSSSKVITFAGCATQFFFLSLLATTEGFLLGVMAYDRFMAICSPLRYPSTMCQSACTRLVLGAVCGGCFNSVVQTSFTFHLPFCSSNHINHFFCDVPPLLQIACGNTAINELLLFGICGFMIVGVTFVILISYGYITVTILRMRSAAGRHKIFSTCGSHMTAVTLFFGTLFVMYAQPGAIESMEQGKVVSVFYTLVIPMLNPLIYSLRNKDVKEAVQRLGQKHMTM; this comes from the coding sequence ATGCCATCCCACAGTAATGGAAACCTCTCCATGGcctactttcaagattttgtgcTGGAAGGATTTGGAGGTGGCCTTGAGACCCAGGCCCTGCTCTTTGCTGTGTTCCTGGCCCTGTATATGGTGACTGTACTGGGCAACATTCTCATGATCATTGTTATCACCCTGGATGCCCGCCTGCACTCCCCAATGTACTTCTTCCTCAAGAACCTCTCCTTTGTGGACTTGTGCTACTCATCTGTCATTGCCCCAAATGCACTGGCCAACTTCTTCTCCTCGTCCAAGGTCATCACCTTTGCAGGATGTGCcacccagtttttctttttatctctgctGGCCACAACAGAAGGCTTCCTCCTGGGTGTTATGGCCTATGACCGCTTCATGGCCATCTGTAGCCCCTTGCGCTACCCCAGCACCATGTGCCAGTCTGCCTGCACTCGCCTGGTGCTGGGCGCGGTCTGTGGAGGCTGCTTCAACTCTGTTGTGCAGACCAGCTTCACATTCCACCTCCCATTCTGCAGCTCCAACCACATCAACCACTTCTTCTGTGATGTACCCCCTCTGCTCCAGATCGCCTGTGGCAACACGGCCATCAATGAACTTCTCTTGTTTGGCATTTGTGGGTTCATGATTGTGGGTGTGACATTTGTGATTCTCATCTCCTATGGCTACATCACAGTGACCATCCTGAGGATGCGCTCGGCAGCTGGGAGGCACAAGATCTTCTCCACCTGTGGCTCCCACATGACTGCAGTGACCCTCTTTTTTGGGACTCTCTTTGTTATGTACGCCCAGCCAGGAGCAATTGAGTCCATGGAGCAGGGCAAGGTGGTCTCTGTCTTCTACACGCTGGTCATCCCAATGCTCAATCCCCTCATCTACAGTCTGCGAAACAAGGATGTGAAGGAGGCTGTGCAGAGGCTGGGCCAGAAACACATGACCATGTGA